From the genome of Flavobacterium luteolum, one region includes:
- the tssO gene encoding type VI secretion system TssO — translation MEVLNKQERQKAFIAFLIAFILTFLVMLIAVSFNFYMPVAENKMLKAENEMMKREYDYQTNFSVKIDSIRMTIDSINSPKVDNDFQQRLANVMIANIYQKVPKDTTENKKLYNNVILAYKNIIDYKKQIRSLTHNSHLIDSLNQSAKTYKEELEKVSRDLDVCRQVYQNQ, via the coding sequence ATGGAAGTATTAAATAAACAAGAACGCCAAAAAGCATTTATTGCTTTTTTAATTGCCTTTATCTTGACTTTTTTGGTTATGCTGATTGCAGTTTCGTTCAACTTTTACATGCCCGTAGCAGAAAACAAAATGCTGAAAGCAGAAAATGAAATGATGAAAAGAGAATACGATTATCAAACTAATTTTTCGGTTAAAATTGACAGTATCAGAATGACAATCGATTCAATCAATTCGCCAAAAGTAGATAACGATTTTCAGCAGCGACTGGCAAATGTTATGATCGCCAATATTTATCAAAAAGTTCCCAAAGACACTACCGAAAACAAAAAATTATATAACAATGTTATTCTAGCCTACAAGAATATCATTGATTACAAAAAACAAATTAGAAGCCTTACACACAATTCGCACCTAATAGACAGTTTGAACCAGTCGGCTAAAACCTACAAAGAAGAGTTAGAAAAAGTAAGCAGAGACTTAGATGTATGTCGTCAGGTTTACCAAAATCAATAA